In Scatophagus argus isolate fScaArg1 chromosome 5, fScaArg1.pri, whole genome shotgun sequence, a genomic segment contains:
- the mmp20b gene encoding matrix metalloproteinase-20, whose translation MHVMLLSYCALVLLMLGPCFMAPTFMPEGESSPSTEPQADLILATEYLQQYYNLQKEPMGRMKRSSPSFTSKVKDMQIFFGLNATGALDSDTLVVMSSPRCGVPDVEEYSHIQGTRWNKNVITYSIGKYTRDLPRNTVDSLVESAFSVWARASGLTFVRSHTHSADIMVEFVSSEHGDLYPFDGPRGTLAHAFGPGLGVGGDTHFDDDEHWTAGQTGFNLFVVAAHEFGHALGLKHSRDPESLMYPNYKSSHPANILSREDVANINALYSPVRVRPNYISRLGSQYNPWASGSLFPRFMQNKCDPDLTFDAVSTLGDATFFFRDRYLWIKHNEQYDIKEGPITNFMPKIETSIDAAFWVPRRSTAYLIHESMFWTVKGSLVKGKPRALSHFGFPTWVQDVDAAVHIVKTGRTLFFMHDIYWSYNENRRVMDFGYPKYISEDFPGVNTTINAAVYKEGFIYFFVGPQVYKYDYTQKHVVGVEKANSWLGC comes from the exons ATGCATGTCATGCTGCTCTCTTACTGTGCCTTGGTCTTGCTTATGCTCGGTCCATGTTTTATGGCGCCCACATTTATGCCGGAGGGAGAGAGCTCTCCTTCCACAGAACCACAGGCTGACTTGATACTGGCCACT GAATACCTTCAGCAGTACTACAACCTGCAAAAAGAGCCTATGGGGCGCATGAAGCGAAGCTCGCCCTCCTTTACCTCCAAGGTAAAAGACATGCAGATTTTCTTTGGGCTTAATGCAACAGGTGCACTGGACTCAGACACCCTGGTGGTGATGAGTAGCCCTCGATGTGGCGTTCCAGATGTGGAGGAGTACAGCCACATCCAGGGGACACGATGGAACAAGAATGTCATCACTTACAG CATTGGCAAGTACACCAGAGATTTGCCTCGCAACACTGTGGACTCCCTTGTTGAGTCAGCTTTCAGCGTTTGGGCCAGAGCCAGCGGTCTGACGTTTGTCAGGTCACACACCCACAGCGCTGACATCATGGTGGAGTTTGTGTCCAGTG AACATGGAGACTTATATCCATTTGACGGGCCCAGAGGAACACTGGCTCATGCTTTCGGTCCAGGGTTGGGTGTTGGAGGagacacacactttgatgatgatgagcacTGGACAGCAGGACAAACAG GTTTTAATCTGTTTGTTGTAGCTGCACATGAATTCGGCCATGCTTTGGGTTTGAAACACTCCAGAGACCCAGAGTCACTGATGTACCCAAACTACAAATCCTCCCATCCAGCCAACATACTATCCAGAGAAGATGTAGCAAATATTAACGCACTTTACA GTCCAGTCAGAGTTCGTCCAAATTACATTTCGAGATTGGGCTCTCAGTACAACCCCTGGGCATCAGGATCGTTGTTCCCTCGGTTCATGCAGAATAAATGTGATCCAGACCTGACCTTTGATGCAGTGTCCACTCTTGGGGATGccactttctttttcagagACAG ATACCTCTGGATCAAACATAATGAGCAATATGATATCAAGGAAGGTCCCATCACCAACTTTATGCCCAAGATTGAAACCAGCATCGATGCTGCTTTCTGGGTGCCTCGTAGATCCACTGCTTATCTCATTCACG AATCCATGTTCTGGACAGTGAAAGGCTCTCTTGTCAAGGGAAAGCCACGAGCACTCAGCCACTTTGGGTTTCCAACCTGGGTCCAGGACGTCGATGCAGCAGTGCACATAGTGAAAACAGGACGCACCCTTTTCTTTATGCATGATATTTACTGGAG TTATAATGAAAACCGAAGGGTTATGGATTTCGGTTACCCAAAGTACATCAGCGAGGACTTTCCTGGCGTCAACACAACAATAAATGCAGCTGTTTATAAAGAGG GTTTCATCTACTTCTTTGTCGGACCACAAGTCTACAAATACGACTACACCCAGAAACATGTTGTCGGAGTTGAGAAAGCAAATTCTTGGCTTGGATGCTGA
- the mmp13b gene encoding collagenase 3 yields the protein MTGLDNTKTTTMIALLLLALLSHSFSLPLPSQDNDNKWLLAEKYLRQFYGLPAGLQGKQKTSDVFQTKIKEMQSFFKLKVTGNLDDNTLELMKQARCGVPDIGEYNHFPRHLKWENNNVTFRILNYTPDLKKSDVDRAIRNALNVWTDVTPLTFKKLHEGNADIMISFGTKEHGDYNPFDGPNGLLAHAYPPGKGIGGDTHFDEDEHWTKDSSAYNLFIVAAHELGHALGMSHSTDPGALMYPVYSYASGYPLSEDDIEGIQALYGPNPDPRKVKPKPDAPNKCDPMLSFDAVTELRGETIVFKDRFYWRLHPQMPEPELTLIKSTWPSIPNKVDAAYENPEKDQVIIFSGIRMWALNGYNLVDGYPKYIHKLGLPKKIRKVDAAVHIRDIGKTLFFTDEDYWSYDEATGTMDSGYPRSIEEDFPGMDDEIDAAAYHYGYLYFFHEHTQYEYSYTSRKVIRILRTNSILNC from the exons ATGACTGGTTTGgacaacacaaagacaacaacaatgATAGCTTTGCTGCTCCTGGCgctgctctctcactctttttctctgcctctgccgTCACAGGACAATGACAACAAATGGCTTTTAGCAGAG AAGTACCTCCGTCAGTTTTATGGCCTTCCAGCTGGTCTCcaaggaaaacagaagacatCAGATGTCTTTCAGACCAAGATCAAGGAGATGCAGAGCTTCTTTAAACTCAAG GTGACAGGGAATCTGGACGACAACACTCTGGAGCTGATGAAGCAGGCCAGATGCGGTGTCCCAGACATTGGGGAGTACAACCACTTCCCTCGACACCTCAAATGGGAAAATAACAATGTCACATTCAG GATATTGAATTATACACCAGATCTGAAGAAGTCTGATGTAGACAGAGCCATCCGCAATGCACTGAATGTTTGGACCGATGTCACCCCTCTGACCTTTAAGAAGCTGCACGAGGGCAACGCTGACATTATGATCAGTTTTGGAACAAAAG AGCATGGAGACTACAACCCTTTTGATGGGCCTAATGGATTGCTGGCTCATGCCTACCCACCCGGAAAAGGCATCGGAGGAGACACTCACTTTGATGAGGATGAACATTGGACCAAAGATTCGTCAG CTTACAACCTGTTCATAGTGGCAGCCCATGAGTTGGGCCACGCCCTCGGTATGTCCCATTCCACAGACCCAGGTGCCCTGATGTACCCTGTGTACTCATACGCTTCAGGCTATCCGCTGTCTGAAGATGACATTGAAGGAATTCAAGCTCTCTATG GGCCAAACCCAGACCCAAGGAAAGTGAAGCCAAAGCCTGATGCACCAAACAAATGTGACCCCATGTTAAGCTTTGATGCTGTCACAGAGCTCAGAGGGGAGACCATCGTCTTCAAAGACAG ATTCTACTGGCGTCTCCATCCGCAGATGCCGGAGCCTGAGCTGACACTGATCAAGTCCACATGGCCCTCCATCCCCAACAAGGTGGACGCAGCATACGAGAACCCAGAGAAGGATCAAGTCATCATATTTAGTG GAATCCGAATGTGGGCTTTGAATGGGTATAACCTTGTGGATGGTTACCCAAAGTACATACACAAACTTGGGCTTCCCAAGAAAATAAGGAAAGTCGATGCAGCTGTGCACATCAGAGATATTGGCAAAACTCTGTTCTTCACTGATGAGGACTATTGGAG CTACGACGAAGCTACAGGGACAATGGACAGTGGCTATCCTCGATCCATTGAGGAAGACTTTCCTGGGATGGATGATGAAATTGACGCTGCTGCTTATCACTATG GATACCTTTATTTCTTCCATGAACACACGCAGTACGAGTACAGTTACACCTCAAGGAAGGTCATTCGCATCCTGAGGACCAACTCCATTCTCAACTGCTGA
- the mmp20a gene encoding matrix metalloproteinase-20, which produces MELFGLWIPVLGSLMMAENLRTLPIDQDQWLRPEDVELAEGYLRRFYNLNPRGRVSRRRIRSTSAMEEKIRQMQNFFGLRETGRLDRHTLDVMREPRCGVPDVENFSFYPGKPKWKDHTITYMIAKYTPDMKRELVEKSFSSALKMWSDAAPLRFIKVNHGKADIVLSFARRTHGDFFPFDGPRGVLAHAFQPGDDLGGDVHFDEDETWTTGSQGYSLFAVAAHELGHSLGLSHSKDPSAIMYPNYRYQSSTQYSLSKDDVLGIQALYGKATGKVDTQPVPKKCDPNFSLDAALTIGGEIILFKDRQVLMRTTRETYGNRLRESHSSTYLLSVSSHVDAAYDIPAKGVAYIFTGRKYWVVQQLKMKSHPGSIYEYGFSSRVRQVDAAVHVSEYGKTVFFTGEVYYRFDERRKKMDPGFPRLIQTDWPGIPKRVNAAFKLNGNIFLFSGAKSYQYNIKQNRVAKVVSANSWLGC; this is translated from the exons ATGGAGCTGTTTGGGCTATGGATACCTGTTTTGGGCTCTCTGATGATGGCAGAAAACCTGAGGACTCTACCCATTGATCAGGATCAGTGGCTGAGGCCTGAGGATGTGGAGCTGGCTGAG GGCTACCTCAGGAGGTTCTACAACCTGAACCCCAGAGGCAGAGTGTCCAGAAGAAGGATCAGGTCCACATCAGCCATGGAGGAGAAGATCAGACAGATGCAAAACTTCTTTGGTCTGAGAGAGACGGGTCGTCTGGACCGTCACACCCTCGATGTGATGAGGGAGCCCAGGTGTGGTGTTCCAGATGTGGAAAACTTCAGCTTTTACCCAGGAAAACCCAAATGGAAGGACCATACCATCACATACAT GATTGCTAAATACACCCCAGACATGAAGAGAGAGCTTGTGGAAAAGTCATTCAGTTCAGCCCTGAAGATGTGGAGTGATGCAGCACCGCTGAGGTTCATCAAAGTCAACCATGGCAAAGCTGATATAGTCCTCTCTTTTGCCCGCAGAA CTCATGGagatttctttccttttgatGGACCCCGGGGTGTGCTGGCTCACGCCTTTCAGCCAGGAGACGATTTAGGAGGAGACGTGCACTTTGATGAGGATGAAACATGGACGACAGGGAGTCAAG GTTACAGTCTGTTTGCTGTTGCAGCTCATGAGCTTGGCCACTCACTGGGTCTGTCTCACTCCAAAGACCCCTCTGCTATCATGTACCCTAATTACAGGTATCAAAGCAGTACACAGTACTCTCTATCCAAAGATGATGTACTTGGGATCCAAGCATTGTATG GAAAAGCTACTGGGAAAGTGGATACACAACCAGTCCCCAAAAAGTGTGACCCCAACTTTTCTTTAGATGCAGCACTTACGATCGGAGGcgagattattttatttaaagacag GCAAGTGTTGATGAGGACAACAAGGGAAACTTATGGGAATCGCCTGAGAGAGAGCCACAGCAGCACATATTTACTGAGCGTCAGTTCTCATGTGGATGCTGCTTATGACATCCCTGCCAAAGGCGTGGCGTACATATTCACTG GTCGTAAATACTGGGTGGTTCAACAGCTTAAGATGAAAAGTCATCCTGGCTCCATCTATGAGTATGGCTTCTCCTCCAGAGTCAGGCAGGTTGACGCTGCCGTGCATGTCAGTGAATATGGAAAAACAGTCTTCTTCACAGGAGAGGTTTATTACAG GTTCGATGAGCGCAGGAAAAAGATGGACCCCGGTTTCCCCAGACTCATCCAAACAGACTGGCCTGGCATCCCGAAAAGGGTCAACGCTGCCTTCAAGTTAAatg GTAACATCTTCCTTTTCAGTGGAGCAAAATCCTACCAGTATAACATCAAACAGAACCGGGTGGCGAAAGTTGTTTCAGCAAATTCTTGGCTGGGATGTTGA